TTGAATAGATTCCAGGATCCACAGTATCTAAATGAGTTTGTAGCATTAATTTGTCACGTGGAGGTCCCCCCCGAGGAAAAAGCAGCAAGTTAGCCTGCTCAACACCTCCGAGCGACTCCTCCTGGATTTCTGCTCGAAAACCGAGGTCCTTGCCGACCTCAGCCAGATAGTCCACTGCCGCCCTGACGTCTCCAGCCGGACTTGTGTCCAAGGAAATTAAATGACGGCAACACTGAATAAAGCTCAACTCATCTCCAAAATGGACTTCTCAATAATAGATCCGGCGTTAACAATATCTTCCTTCGTCATGACCGCCGGAATGAGAAATCTGAGCCGAAACGGACCTCGTCCACAATTAAATGCAATAAGTCCATTGGCATAAAGCCTTTTGAGCAAGTCTCCCACCTTTTCTTTGCTCCCATCTAAGGGGGTGACGGCCACCATGAGACCCATCCTCCCGCATCTTGAAGCTTTCCTTTGCAAGAGGTTTCATTGAGTCTATTTAACATTCCAATAAATTCTCGATGTATCTTTATGACCTTCCCCTCGGGTCCCATGTAAGCCTCAGTATCCATGATTTCTAGAATTTTCAACCCGACTCTCAGCTCTACGCTTGCGCCAGCAAATGTCCCCGCGATGAGACCCGGCTTGGGGTTCAATTCTCCAGTAAACAGAGTGGCGCCCGTCTGCAATGTTTTAGCGACTGTGCAAACGTCAATGTAATCTCCAATATCAAGCGTCTCAAATGCAAAGAATTGTCCGGTACGGCAGAAGGTCTGAACTTCGTCAGCCCAAATAGGAATTCCCGCCTTTTTACACTCTTCGAATAGGGGTATAAAAAATTCCCTTGGAGCTGCATTGTAGCCGCCTTCGCCCTGCATCGGTTCAAACATGAAGGCACAAATGTTTTTCCTATTGTTGGCAATGTGAAGCTTCAACATATTTAAGGCGGAAGTTCCGCTTGCAGGATTGCCTTTGTCGTAGAATGGCAGTCTCAAAATTTCATCATAGGATGGCAGCCCTTGCTTGAAGGAGGGGTTATCAGTAATTTCGGCCATCATCGTGGTACGACCGGCAAAGGCCGCATCAAAAGCCAAGATCTTGCGAGCGGGAGAAGTTTTCTGCCGACAGGCTTTTAGAGCATTCTCGTTCGCCATCGATCCACTCGTTGTCACCCAGGCATGCTTCAAGCGGCTCTTTCGACCCGCAATCTCCACAAGCTTTCTGGAAATTTCACCGTACTCGACGTTGGGCTGGAGATTTCCTTGAATTGTTACATCTGAAAGACTTCCCCAAATGGCTGCCTCTATCAAATCAGGGTGGCTATGTCCCAAGAGATGGATGCCAATGCCGTTTATGAGATCCATTTTAACACTGCCATCCCGTAACTCAACATAAGGACCACGTCCCGCCCCAGAGCCGATGTAAGGATAAAAAAGCTCCCGTCCTCGGTAATGGCCAAATTCATCCACCAAACTTTTATAGGAAAATTCCAGATCCGGATCAGAATTTTTTGAATGGGTCACTTGAGAACAGGTCGTCCGCACTTCAGCTACCAGCTCCTGGATCATCTTTTTTATACGAGATGATTTTTGAATACCCTCTCCAATAAGCATTTCAAACTACTCCCATTTTGTTTAACATCGCTACCTGATTGTAATCGTGAGCACCGCTTAACAGCAAGATATGGCACACAGCCATGCAGCAAATTAGCAAAGACTCAATGGACATCTTCCACACTTCTCTCTAAAATAGCCGAGCATGCGACAACATCATTGGGTTATTTTTTTGCTGATTTTTTTGGTGACTCCAAGAACTATTCTTGGAAGCGAAGCTGAATTTAACAAGGATCTCTCCAGTTTAGAGTCCTATCAGGCCGCTATTCAAAGTTACCAACAAGGCCATATAGCTAAAGCTCAAGAGCAGTTCTTGCTGTCTTTAGAAAAATCACCAGACAATACCTTCGTCCTCTACAACTTGGGTCTAACAGACTACCAACTTGGCAAATATGGACGAGCTTTAGGAGCTTGGCGCAAAGCATTATATTTTGATCCTAATTTTTCATTGGCCAAAAAGGCGATTGCTGCAGCAATAAAAGAAAAGGGACCGATTCAGCCGGACGCTCTTTCGAGCTGGGAAATTATGCGCAGAGAAGTCGTCTTAAATTTTTCATTGAATGAATCCTTGGCAGCGGCCGCAATTATGCTGCTTCTCGGAGGAATCTTTCTGATTCGATACTTAGCCCAAAGACGTCAGGCCTTTAAATTGGAATTGTCGCTGCCACCAACTCCCTATTTGGGCATTTTATCTTCTGTGTTGTTTTTGGTTTTTGTTGCCCTTTCTCTTCTTCGAGCATTCGATTATTTTTCCCCTCGCGCAACGGTTATTTCAGGACATATCGATATTCGTTCCGGACCGAGTGGTGATGATGCGAGCCTATTCGAAATTTTAGAAGGCCACGAGGTTATTGTCAAAAAGGTTGCTGGAGACTGGGTCCAGGTCGCTTATCCGGGAGGCCTCACCGGCTGGACTGAAAAATCTGTGCTCTTTCATCAC
This region of Bdellovibrionales bacterium genomic DNA includes:
- a CDS encoding tetratricopeptide repeat protein, which produces MRQHHWVIFLLIFLVTPRTILGSEAEFNKDLSSLESYQAAIQSYQQGHIAKAQEQFLLSLEKSPDNTFVLYNLGLTDYQLGKYGRALGAWRKALYFDPNFSLAKKAIAAAIKEKGPIQPDALSSWEIMRREVVLNFSLNESLAAAAIMLLLGGIFLIRYLAQRRQAFKLELSLPPTPYLGILSSVLFLVFVALSLLRAFDYFSPRATVISGHIDIRSGPSGDDASLFEILEGHEVIVKKVAGDWVQVAYPGGLTGWTEKSVLFHHSGKNPW